Below is a genomic region from Carassius carassius chromosome 50, fCarCar2.1, whole genome shotgun sequence.
GCTGCCAAGAAATTGTTTCTTTACTTCGAGTTTACATTTCTGTTGTAGTTCATTTAAAATGGTTACCATGTAATTAGGATTGATTTATGGTTCTTTTACTGGGTTTTAAAGTTCTGAATGCACTAATACTAAATGCATTTTTGACTGTCTTGTTTTAAatcttgcatttatttatttacatgataaatgtaaaaaaaaatcatactgtgaGCAAGTGAACCTGCATTTCAAAAACCAATATGTCTCACAAATAAAATTTCCCCAATTAACTTGAGCTCAaaataatatcatttttatttgctttccaatttatttatttttaatgactgTCTGTCTAAATGTGATCCAAATCAtatcatacttttatttattttgtttattttgtttgcttttcctttcatttgcttttttttatccATCCGTCAAATGTGATCCTAATCTACtaataagttgttttaaatcttttatttatttatttacttacttcaTACAAAGCAGATTTTTCAGAAAGCCATTaattcctaaaaataaaaaaggcaaataaaattaaacaagctcagaatattaacataaaaaagtcgttttgtttttgtttctgattAATATAGGCCTGCTTTATGCCactgtattacatttttatttgctgttccgatttctgaaagttttttgtttattgattgattgattgactgactgattgttgtttttatcattattattattaatgttgtattAGTTTTCTTTTTCGAATGTTTTCATACTTTGAGGAAGCGTTTTGAACTGCATTTATGAAAAATCCTATGCTTAAATTTATTTGTGTCCCAATGCCATTCATTCATCAACCCCTaatcattttcatgtttttatcaaATTGTCTTTAATTCACATACCCATCTATGAACtaaacactaataaacacacacgtaaCCCTTGACCCATTGTCATGGTATAGCAGCATCATTGTCAGTAaagtttaatttttgtttgtagGCAGCACAGAGCTTTTCTCCCAAGAGCACGTCAACCAATTCATAGCATGCGTTGTTCCTAGAATGCTCCTTTGTTCTCTCCTACGAGATTCTAAATTTACCCACAAGAGACAAAAGGTAGCTTGATAATTAACTGCATGTAACTGCTTCGGAGGCACTGAAATGCGAGACAGCCTTCTGGCCATTGTTGTGTCCAGTTTAAAGCAGTGGAGGGGTGACATCACTTGGTGATGTCAGGTTCAGAGGGAGGAACTGAGCGCAGGAAGCCTGTGATTGGTCACATCATGTGGTACCTGGGAAGACAACAGGTATAAGGGTTGAATGCTCGGTCAAGCCGGGCAAAATTTTACACATAATTCTGCAGCATCCCTTTGACGCCCTGAACTGAGTTGGTTCCCATGGCAACTGTTGTGCCGGTGAGTATATGGGGATTAAGAGAGCTTTTTTGTATTGTAGATGAATTGATGATTATTCACTTTTAAGAACGTAAGATGACTTCACATATGGCTGGAGTTCAATAAAAGATGATCCAAACAGAAGAAAACTGAAATCATTTTGGAAGACAGATTTTGATTTTAGATTAATTTAAAAGATGCTTTAGGTgttaaaagggattttttttttgtgcactatTGATTACAATTGTGTTTTTGGTAGTGATACTAGTGAAATAAAAGACATGCCTTGGATCACTTAACATGATGAATCTTATTCTTAGTTCAGTTAGTTGGAGCTATCTTTCTTCTAGACTGGGTCATGTTCTATCAACGCTATTGGTGTGGATGTATCATGTCTGTGCTATGGGCCGATCAAGTGTCAAGTAAAACAATCTGTGTGTCTTCAAGCTTGTTGTATAGAGGCggtgtgcgtatgtgtgtttaAAAGGTTTTGGTTTCTTAGGATGTAGTTAATTAATGGTGTTCTTGGTTTGAAACCAGTAGCTTGGTGAACGATTTGTTATCAACTGGTTAATTGATATAAAAGATCTCCAAATGTTGATTTCAAACAAAACTATTTTCTAtctttgttcttgtttttctttcagtttgCATCCTGCTATGGCAGTGGCAGTGTTCAGCTCTTTGGGAGGGGGCCTGATGGTGATTACATATCCCTTTTCAGTTACCGAAGGCCCAGAGGGGCTCTTCCCCCACATCTGGTCTGCCAAGCTCCGAAGATGACACTGCGTCAGATTTGTCGCATGTTGCGTATAATGCGCCAGCTGCGTAATAAAGAGGCAGCGGCAgctgctgcagcagcagcagccaggTGAGGCTTACTTTCCCATATACTCATAATAAAAGGGACtattaaaaacaaagaaattCTAAATTATTATCTTCTTGTAGCTCTAAACCCATGCAACATTTCATCTGTGGAAGACAAAATAAATAGTTAGCATAATTtccacaaatataatataaatactaataaaaatcttttttttttctttttttttttttgcaaatttatgaaaagtaaactggtaaaaaaaaaaatatttaatttagtaatCAGATactaagtttaataaaataaaattgtatatattatttgatttagttttattttatgagTCTATGAAATGAATCATATGAATCAGttgattcaataaaaaataatgtcttaATGAATGAGTcgttgaatcatttactcaactgaTTAGTTGATTGAACAATGATTCATTCCCAaatgaaacatatatatatatatatatatatatatatatatatatatatatatatatatatatacttcatttGCTGTTCACACATAAtttgccagttactttgtttatttttgattcatctgtgaaaatagttccaaacaaagccactGCAGTTAATAGTTGTACGTTCCCAAACAATACACATCAGTGTAGAACAGATTCAGAGTGATTCAATCACATTCATAAAGACATTTAACTCCTCAATGATTTGGTGTTTTGGACAAATTAGTTATTCAAAACTCAAAAATACCTATTGGCATAACTTGCAGACTGACTGTTTGAATAGAACGTGCACAGGCAACACATTGGAGTGATGAAAATACTGCAAAGTCCCACTGCTGTTTGTACTCATCAGAAACTGTTGTATAGATTGAAATAAATGAATCAGCTGATTATGTTATCATTGGTTTTTACTTTCTGTGTTTCTGATTTACAGAAAACAAGCCTCTCCTCCAAGCTCACCAATGATCAAATCGGAAAAGCATTGCTTACCAGCCTGTTTCCGGCGCAGACGTAGTAACAATATCAAAAGAGTGAGTTAAGCATCCAGCATCTCCAAAACCTCCCAAAAAACTTCAGCCATGTGGGAGATTACAAACTAATGGAGCCAGTCCTTACTCTACACAGAAGAGTTAAAGTGAGGGACCAAGACATCGCTCTACAATCTTGTTGAATTCTTTTGTTGGGAGGATTTAACATGCAACAAATCTGGCTTGAATTGGAAAGGAGCAGATCTTTAGATGCCCTGAGTGCTGGAACTTTACATATCTTACTGCTCATAATGACAcggaggagtttttttttttttttacatgatatttgATATGATATGTTTTCTTGGACTTGTTTGGGCTCAgtgaactcaaattgtgaaatctaTGAAATTCCAGTTGGGTCAAACACTTCTATCTGTAATTAAACCAGTGGAAAGTCCTCATCAGGTTGGGAATACGACACagctatttgtttgtttatttattaatctgtttgtttgtttgtgtgtgggaTAGGGGGCTCAAGGTTCCCTCTCTCTCAATTAGGTGTGATGGAAACGTAGCTACCGGTGTGCATTACTGTGTTGAAACTAAAACATTGTGTGTGACAACATTGTGAATTTACTGGTTTCCTGTTTATCTGCATTTGAATAACCTTTCAATAATAAAACACCTATGGTTTCAAAAGTTGAGTGAGTTCAGCACAAATAATCATTAACTCATCTTCAGATTACTTCCACAAGCTTTTTAGTGCATAAACAAGTCCTATATCATGGAGCTTGAAATCTGTTGGTCACCATCCACTTTCTTTATACGGTATGAAAGAACATAGTTCTTATGTTCCATTTCACAGAAGAATTAAGTCATCCGAGTTTAGGGTGACataaaaaaagtgaataaataatgacagaaatattatttttgggtaaactgttcctttaagtggTTAAACTCACCTCATGGTTCTGCAGCTTATGGAATTACAATGGCTTTCCACTGACATAAGGCAGGTGCTGGGGTTGTCATGATCACGGCTGACCGGACACAGATTGTGGTACAACCAAGCAGTGCTGAACATTTAATGGGGAAGATGTTTTCTGAACGTGACCAGCCTGGGAGTCAAGTGTAGGATAGGAAACCAGGGATCAGGTGACTTCTTGAGCAGGAAGTTTATCTTGCATCAAATTACATTAGCTGCTGTCCTGTAGTCTGAGGCAAACAAACTGCTGCTATAAATAAACACGTTTTAAATAAGTTTgagtaataaagaaagaaagaaaatcaaacatGACAACACATGAAAAAGTAAATGTCAAATCACTAGgtttgatctgattggctgacttcAAGTTCACAACTTTTTAGAGTCTGGGTGCACTTTTAACTCGTTGGTCTGAAAACAAAGTTGTTTACTAGCCTATATACTGAGCTAcaaatgtgctttaaaaaaaaaagtattcagatATATTCTGagttttgctttttttaactatatattcattATCACCACTGTGTAATCAACACACtttcatctgtttttattttagagcAACTTGCTTTCCTAATGCTATTGTGCTAACATTCTGTTTCCTCAACAGCATGCTTGTCTGTTATGATGACATCAGTGATTTCAGAATTCCCTGCCtcaaattgtgtaaaaaaaataaactgtggACGGTTGCATGATTTGCATGTCTGTTGGATGATCTCTTCCTGCCTTTGCAGGTGGTACCTAGTCAGAATAAGCTTTCAGGCAAACCACAACATATGTCAATAATCACAAGTCTGGTCACATGAGGCTAACGACTGACCAGTCAACAAAATTCCAGAAAACAGTATTCTAAATGCAGTTGTCAGTTTAATAACCTTGGTATTTGATAGTGCAGCTATAATCCAGGAAAGGTGTGGAGATTAATCACCATCAGTCAGATGAGTGTTTCTCTCAACCCTTCTGTTTGCTCTAGATATAGTATCAGTGAGTCATCTTGTAAGAATGTTGTCACCAGACTAAAAGTATGTTCTGACAGCTTCTGTCAGAAAATGTTTTATCCAATTCCATCCtcacactaaaataaaatagcatCTCCTCTATGTTGGTTGACACCAACAACCCCTTATTTTCACAAAATGGCTTTTCTTGTTACCTTTAAATGGATAGCTCACCCCCAACAGTTCAGCCGCATATTGTTCTAaagctgtatgatttttttttttttttttggtggaacacaaacaaatatattttgaaaaacatttttggaCGCCATTAACTTTCATTGTGTGGACCTCAAAAATTCTTCTCTTGTGTTTGCAGAAGTATGGACATACAGGGTTGGAATGACAAGAGGGTGAATAAAGTGTGGGAGttataatttttggatgaactatccctttaagtgaccTTTTGGGGTTTGTTTACCCAACCTTACTCCCATTCATCAGTGTAATTGCTGGATGTGGTTTAAGTTAACCAAATTGACCCAGGGTTCCTTTCACCTCAAAATATAACCATTGGGAGCAGCCCAAGTCATTTAATCAAGTTTTGGAACATGCAGGTCATGATGTGGCTGGTAATGTCGCTAAACCTCATTTTAATTTCAAGGATATGTATTTGAAGTCCTGTGAGATCTATGCTTCACATATATTCTCTCAGGCCTCAATCTGGTGAGAGATTCATTAATGTCAGAGTCTTGCATGGAGAGCTGTTGGTCAAGGTCAGGGCCACTGAGGGCAGAAGTAACCACATGAGGCCCGGACATAATTAATGAGTCTCTCTGTTTAACTTGTTGAAATTGAGAAGAGggttaaaaaaagaaactaaacacAGGTGCACAATGACCTGTGGAGGTAGGCTGGACCGATGTGGACTGCACAGACCAAGAGGTCTTGGAGAAATCGCATCATCCCATGAGCCAACAGTGGATACATGAACCCTTGGTGCTTTTGAGACACCTCCCAGAGCGCCATTAGGCCACTAGTTGAATTCCGTCAttatttacagaattttttttgcaaagaaaaaaaaaaagtatacttgGAATGACGTAAAGAGGGGAAGACTGTTCCTTTAtgcatgtcaaaaaaataaaaataaaaataaaaaattaggcaCACATTTCAACCCCCAAATTAACAGACAACAACCAGGaacataaatctaaataaaaatcatttattttcattaatatagTAATCAATCTACCTAGAGCAAAGAAATAAAGGTCCACCATGCCACTTTATTACTATAGTATGTGGAGGCTGCGCCAAGGTCTGAATACTGAACAGACGTACACACAGACCAATAAGGAGAGAGGGAGCGGGGTTCATTCTGGTCTTCATTCTCCAAGCCTAGTTTAAGGTGGGAGGGGCCAGTGTACTTGGGGGTGGAGTCAAGGAAGGGAACGCTTTGAAATCTTCAAGCTAGAGGAACAGACCTGTTATAGAGGGGCAGACCAACCTTGACAGACACAGGAAAGCGGAAATGTCTGTGTCGGTGTGAGTGTAtgcgagtgtgcatgtgtgtgtgtctgagagaagAGGTGTAACAGGTGCTGCTTTGATCCAACTTTCACTGTACACTTGAAGAGGTTTCAGACACGAGGGATAAAAAAATTGAGGTAACAAACGCCTTCCTTTTCTGGTTCCTGAAAAACAATACCAAAAAAGGAATTTCAGATGATACATTTTGGATTTCAGACAATAAAAAACATGCTACACAAAGACTAAAAACAGAACTGCCTTTATATTGTAATTGGTgattaatcatttttaaagttgcacagatattaaaattctggtcaataccaatatttatatatatgaaaagaaatACAATGAATATTTAGGCATCACACCACTATAATGTACAGCAGAGTAGTCTTagttaattaaaatgacaaaaaataattttcggtaattgaaaaaaaaagcttaagtaaaataaataatagatcaAAAAATTGTTTTAGATTTAAAATTAGACAATTTTTAATTAGACACAAAGTcagttgaaatactaaaatgaaaactaagcATTCAAAATGACAGAAGCTTTTAATAAAAAGACTAAACTAACCTAAATGACTGAAAATATACGaataaaagctcatttaaaatgaatactacaatagtatataaataacactgaAGTACAGTATGAAAATATTGAGtttctaaagattacatttatcaGCATTATTAAACTGTTAGTGTTTTTGAAGAAACTTTGGTAATTTATATGCAAAAATAAGCATGTACCATTAAATAGccgataaataaataacacacacacacttctaaaTTGTGTACCTGCTCTCATCGGGGTGTGTTGGTTCCACTTGACACTACGGTGCCATCTGTATTAGTGTGAGACTGCTCCTTCATCACTGGATCTAAAGACAAATTATGTATGATTCTAGAATTTGAGTAAATTAGTTGTGTGTATACAAGCTGTCAGCAGTGAGGTAACTGACTCACAGAAATAAGGGTGCTCCATGGCCTCGGTGGCGGTCAGTCTCTGCTGATGGTCATAGCGTAGCAGCTTGTCAAGAAGGTCCAGAGCCTCTGGACTCACCAAATGCTGGTTCTCCGTCTGCACAAACTGTTCCCAGCGCTTCCGCGTCTGCCTGTGGGATACGGCAGGAGTTTCAGTAACTGGTCAAACTTATGGCACAATTAGTATTAAAGCAATTGGTACTTTGTATCAGTGTTAATTCAGTATCATTAATAtcctattatgtttttatttggttttgtgtttttgtcattttcattagtttatcaaattttttatttcagtttgagtCATTTTATAACATCAAGtggaaaaatgagaaatgttgccttggtaaatagctaaaaaaaaattcaatttatttatttattttttcagttaacatctattttatttcatgtaaatacaatttttatggttttaaatttcagtttatttGACTATATTAACACTGCTTtgtattttaatatccatgtacTTAACACTTAAGTTTGGCCAGATATCATTTTACGATACATATTCATTTACTTAACTAGAGGAATTACctcaaataataaatcaatatactgTGATAACAAATAATTGGTATTTTATTTGTGAATATAATAGAACACAGCATACCATAATACATTTGCTTTCTATTCATGTCTTGTGTTTCTTATtactgtgtattaaaaaaaaaatccatttcaaTTTCTGAAATGCCTCTATGACCATCTGCTGGTACTCACTGGCCAAGCAGGTCTTTAAATCGTGGATCCAGTTCAATGTGGTATTTGCGCAGGTAGCCGAATAACTCATCTGTTCCAAGAACTTTTGCAATCCGCACTAACTGGAGAACAAGGAAATGAAATCATGGTCACATGCTTCAGATAAAGAATTTAGCTGGTAGCGTTAAATGCAtagtatgcatttaaaatatacttataaaaatGAATCATCTATTCCTGATGTATATAATGTCACTCACCTGATCGTAGTTGTCCTGGCCATGAAAGAAGGGCTCTTTCTGAAAGATCATACTGGCCAGCATGCAGCCGAGACTCCACATGTCCAGACTGTAATCATACATCtgttcacacacaaaaacaatcgACAACAATTATTAAGCATCGGTCTAATATCAAACGTACCACGTTTAAGGATGTTTAAGCAAATGATGTTCAAAACACCATCATTGTTTATTTCATGCAAGTCTGGCTGTTACTGACAGCTTTTTATAGTTGTCTTTCATGTGACAACAGTGTCAGGAATATTTATGATCTGAAGAGAAGGAAAGTTCAAAAGACTTTCGATATAAACAATGACATTGCGCAACTCCTCAAAAGACCGAGATTAGTGATGCAGAAATATTTTCAGTTACTGACGAAAAATCGGAGGAATTTTACGTTACATAAGAGGTTTGTTGTTTGTTGTCGTCATAAAATAGAGGAGTCTGTCAAAGTAGctcagcgtttttttttttttttaaatcattctgcGTGATTCATGAAGAGCGTTTTACCTGATAGTCCACCAACAGTTCTGGACCCTTGAAATAGCGTGAAGCCACTCTGACATTGTACTCTTGTGCGGGGTGATAGAACTCAGCGAGACCCCAGTCTATCAATCTCAGCTGCAtcagacaaacacaaacatgaTGCTGCAAATCAACATCTGAAAAACACTT
It encodes:
- the LOC132133117 gene encoding casein kinase II subunit alpha', yielding MPGPVAGSKSRVYADANTLKSREYWDYEAHVPTWSNQEDYQLVRKLGRGKYSEVFEAISINNNEKVVVKILKPVKKKKIKREIKILENLRGGTNIIQLMDTVKDPVSRTPALVFECINNTDFKELYQKLTDYDIRFYMYELLKALDYCHSMGIMHRDVKPHNVMIDHQLRKLRLIDWGLAEFYHPAQEYNVRVASRYFKGPELLVDYQMYDYSLDMWSLGCMLASMIFQKEPFFHGQDNYDQLVRIAKVLGTDELFGYLRKYHIELDPRFKDLLGQQTRKRWEQFVQTENQHLVSPEALDLLDKLLRYDHQQRLTATEAMEHPYFYPVMKEQSHTNTDGTVVSSGTNTPR